In Daphnia magna isolate NIES linkage group LG5, ASM2063170v1.1, whole genome shotgun sequence, the sequence TGGACTGATTCACCAACATTCCTCCATCTTTTCCTAGTTCAAAAGGCGTGCCCTCCTAAATAATTGAAACAGAgcttaaattaaaaaaaaaaaaaaaaaaaaaaaaaattatacataTTTAACCTTGTTAAACTCAGATCGGTTACCTTGATCTCTGGTATCGAAGGTGATACTCCAGTTGCGCTTACTACAAAATCACAGCCGAAGATCTTACCGTTATTCAGAGTAACGTAAACGGGCCATTCATCCATTTCCTGGCATGAGTCTGGCTTCTTTTCATTTACGTCTTTAATAAACGTTTGAAATTCAATTGTAAGGTTTTTCTTAGCGAGAGCCCCAGTGAGTTCCAGGTTTGAGTGCCAGTTAGGACCCAAAGCGCATCCCGGAACATCTTTCCCGGTACCGGTAGCGATGTACGAAGTAGTGTATCGTAAATCTTTAGAGTGCTGGTCTCCAGTCCTATCCGCATCAGCACAGTTCATAAGAAATTCAGCAGCTCCACTGTCCACAAATGCGGAGGCAATATATTTATCACGGATAACCCATATCACGTCGATGTTTCTCAGTTCATAAATTAATTCTGTAGCGATCCCTCCGTTGCCAAGTACGCACACGCGATTTGACTTTTCCAATCTTTGTTTCAAATCTACAGCTGAATCTGTGTCTCTTAATCCAATAATATTAGGgctgtcaaaattcaccaatTTAGGAATAGAGCCAGAGCAAATACAGATTTTCCTGTATCCATAGGTTGTACCAGTTGTGGTTTTGATTGAGTGcctaagaaattttttttagcacaGATTCTTTATCATAGTCATTATAATGTTATAAATTATTACGACACTGAGTAGATGGTCTCCAACTTGGCTATCATAACAGTTACTTTAGGATATCTTTTGTGGAAATCTTTAACTGCTTCCTCTTGAATTTGCAGTTCTTCTATATGAGAAGTTATTCTTAACTTTGCTGTGGCAACTCTCACGAAGGCACTGGCAGTTAACAATAATACAGTAGACTCCGGAATTTGAAGACAAATCTAAGTACAACTTGGTGTGTTGGAACAATtattggtgaaaaaaaaatttaaagcttCAGACCTGTTCAATTGCTGATATTCCTGCAATGCCACCTCCTACCAccacaaaatcaaaaagtttCAAGTCACCCATTGTACAACATCAGTGAACAGCTAATTTTACAAATTATGTTTTCCAACGTCAGAGACGACTTCGTACGACATAcgattatttaattttaattttccagTCAAGCAGACGAAgttgtattttgttttggtttcggCACAATTTTGGCATGCTGTTTAGCTCACCCGTGGATTCGTAGTTCGTACTTTTGACGCACAGCTTCGATTTGTCTTGTTTTACGCTCAACACAACCTTTTATATGAGGTTGACTTTTAACACGGTAATAATATTTCAATTTGTCCACTTGTAAATAAGAAAAGTAGCATTACAAATCAGCATGCCTCGATTCTATCAAACAGGAAACTCATTGGAATTGACATGGGAAGAATAAGAGAAAGAAGCGTTTCTCCATCATCCCGAAGAAGACAACGATCGAGGTCGCGAGATAAAATTCGTGAAAGATCTCGTTCAAGAGACAGGAATAGACGCGATCGGGACAGAGATCGTGGAAAAGCGGATAAGGATCGTGAAAGGGATAGAGACAAACCACGTGATAGAGACCGTGAAAAGCAAAGCAAATCAAGTCGTGAGCATGACAGAGATCGTGAACGCAGAAAGAGATCAGTGAGCAAGGAAAGAAGGACAAGAAAATCTAAATCGGGAAGTCGTTCCAGATCCAGAGAAAAGCTGGCAAAATTAGTCACAAGAAAACCAGTGACATCAGAAGAATTCAAAGACCCtacagaagaagaagctgaaaTGATGAAACTTATGGGTTTTGGCAGTTTTGATTCTACTAAAGGAAAACATGTCCAAGGCAATGAAGAACCTTTGCATGGGACTGTTCAAGTTGTTTTGAAACGTAAATATAGACAGTACATGAACAGGAAAGGAGGGTTTAATCGACCTCTGGACCCAATCGcttaattgaaaattgaataaacAGATTTTTGTAATACATGTTGAAAATTTTTTGGCTTATCACTGCAACCtacaaaattgtttttaatcgCAGAAAAAGGACTAATaacgattttaaaaaataacgaataacGTGCGTAACGGGCAAAAAATTTCTAATAATATTTCAGGGGTGAGAAGGATGCTGTTTAGTGcgtagttttgttttttacatccACAGCGGACGAATTTTTGTATTGCGACCGGCTAGAGTAGTTCGTCACGTAccgttgcaaaaaaaaaagacttgaaTTCTCTCTCGCAGTGCGTCATTGATATgagaaaatagttttaaaatgCCTCAGAGCTTCTATGAACCTGAACAGTTGGCCGATACCAGACCTTGTAGTGCTTTGCGCGACGACCTTAAATTCTGTATTCAAAATACAGACTGTTACAAAAAGGTGAATCAGACATGTTAAttagaaaatttatttaagaGATTTTTCTAGCTATGATCGTAAAACCCTCACCGCGTtttaggaaaagaaaacaccgCGGGAATGTCTACTTTCCAATCACCCATCAGTACCATTGGAGTGTCATCAACTACGCAAATCATTCTTTGAATGCAAGCGTTCAATTGTAATTTATTGATAGTAATTTATTGCCTGAAAAtttattgtctttttttgttattcagCTGGATAATAGGCAAAGGTTTCGAGGCAGAAAAGATTATTCTGCCGCAACACCAAAATCTTGATTACCAAATATCAATAGATGTTGTGCCATTTGAAAAACTATTGGCAGATTGCAAATCATTGCTGATGTAATCAGTTTTGAATAAATACCACAGTTATTTGTAGAAACACATTCAAAAGATAATTTTTGAAAGTACCATGGTTTGTGCTTATTGTAAACCACCAAGAAGTGTTTTAAACAAAgtttggctttgttttttaagtaaaGCATTTTTATATCTACGATACCAATTTAGGACTGTGGGGTTTCAATCGGGATATCTAAACGAGGTGGGCACCCGAATGCCAGCATTCCCGATTGGTTACGTGAAGGTAATCGATGGAATCGACGTCAATAGACTTGAGGAGCCTTTCATTTTGATATCCCACAAAACGTTCACATTTCCCCTTATCGTTCCGCGAAGTTGTTTGTAAATGAAATCGTTGCGTAACGTGTGAAACAGTTCTTCAAGTCTGCGTGCGTCCAGAAGGAATTTTGCCGAAATCTGCAGAAAAcgtaaaaaattaaaggaattttgccgAATTCTGTAGAAAAcgtaaaaaattaattttaggTAAAGGCTTGCTCAGTGTGACTTGAATACATCGGTTGAGTTTCCACCGTGGTGTGTGTAGTAATCGCCACAGGAGTATGTCGAAATATCGGGTATCCCCACCCGAAATTTCTTCAGTAATCTGACCCAGAAGGATCTGAACCTAGCGGTTTCTTCTTGCTCGAATATTCTCACATTTCACGTGATTACAAATCATACTCATGCGTATACCCCGTAGGGTATATTCACGAATATCGGTATTGGATGGTGGGATCATCCTCACAGAAATGATCGTCGACATTCTCACATCTGTTACCCAATACTAGTCCATCTGATAGCCAGCTTTGTGACTGCTACAGCACACATGCAACGCGCTGGGACTTAACTGCGTATTCAGGTCGGCTTAGGAATGCGACGTGGATTAAAGGTACTATGTGCGTCAGACCTCATCACCAGTCTTGCCTTTAATTGCACGTTTCATTCGCCTCTTGTACTAAGGAGTGGTGGGATACCCACAACTCCATAATCACTAGCTCTCCCTACCCAATAATAATATGTTTTATCAACCTTTATATACCGTCAGTTTTGATGGTCAAACACCGTTTGCAATCAGGTGGTGAGTGATGAGTATAATTCACAATTTCATAAGTACGGATCACAAATTCAAGAATTCGAAACAGTGAACTACATTCTTCAATTTTGCGGGTTTTTTTTATCtgtcaatatttaaaaa encodes:
- the LOC123472443 gene encoding U4/U6.U5 small nuclear ribonucleoprotein 27 kDa protein-like, coding for MGRIRERSVSPSSRRRQRSRSRDKIRERSRSRDRNRRDRDRDRGKADKDRERDRDKPRDRDREKQSKSSREHDRDRERRKRSVSKERRTRKSKSGSRSRSREKLAKLVTRKPVTSEEFKDPTEEEAEMMKLMGFGSFDSTKGKHVQGNEEPLHGTVQVVLKRKYRQYMNRKGGFNRPLDPIA
- the LOC116923444 gene encoding cytochrome c oxidase assembly factor 5 — its product is MPQSFYEPEQLADTRPCSALRDDLKFCIQNTDCYKKEKKTPRECLLSNHPSVPLECHQLRKSFFECKRSILDNRQRFRGRKDYSAATPKS
- the LOC116923438 gene encoding pyridine nucleotide-disulfide oxidoreductase domain-containing protein 1, whose protein sequence is MGDLKLFDFVVVGGGIAGISAIEQICLQIPESTVLLLTASAFVRVATAKLRITSHIEELQIQEEAVKDFHKRYPKVTVMIAKLETIYSVSHSIKTTTGTTYGYRKICICSGSIPKLVNFDSPNIIGLRDTDSAVDLKQRLEKSNRVCVLGNGGIATELIYELRNIDVIWVIRDKYIASAFVDSGAAEFLMNCADADRTGDQHSKDLRYTTSYIATGTGKDVPGCALGPNWHSNLELTGALAKKNLTIEFQTFIKDVNEKKPDSCQEMDEWPVYVTLNNGKIFGCDFVVSATGVSPSIPEIKEGTPFELGKDGGMLVNQSMESSVQDIYAAGDVCTVNWDVAFHWFQMRLWSQARPMGSYAGMCMAASFLKEAPPPLDFSFELFTHVTRFFGFRVVLLGLFNGQKLEGRYEALVRVTKGVEYLKLVVQDGKLHGAVLIGDTEMEETFENLILNQLDISQYGENLLNPDIDIEDYFD